ATTATTTTTTTCAAAGTTAAAACTGATTGCGGTGCGTCGAGTTGATTTTCATATTAAAAAGAACTGGTTCAGTCAATTCAAATATAAAAATCAATTTTTAGACAAAATTGTCTGCATTTCCCATGGAATCGAAAAAATTCTTCTGGAAGATGGTGTTCCTGCCCAGAAGTTGGTGACTATTCACAGCGGGATTGATATTCATCGATTTAAAAAAGTACTTCCCTCAAAACATTTTCGACAGAAATTTGGAGTGCCTGAAAATAATATATTGGTCGGTACTATTGCTGCACTAGCAAAGCACAAAGATTATCCAAATCTATTGAAGGCTGCTAAAATCGTTATCGAGAAAAGCAGTGGTATCACTTTTTTTGCAGTGGGTGATGGTCATGAGAAAGAGAATATCTTGGCATTGGCATATAAATTGGGTTTAAAGGATAGATTTGTTTTTACTGGTTTTCGAGAAGATATTGGAAACTTTTTGAAAACCTTCGATATTTTCGTGTTGGCTTCAAAGAAAGAAGGTATGGGAACTTCGCTTTTAGATGCACAGAGTGTTGGTTTGCCGGTAATCGCCTGTGAAACAGGAGGAATACCCGAAATCATTGTTCATGGTAAAAACGGTATACTTGTGCCTCCTGAAAATGAACAAAAACTTGCTAACGCGATACTTTTGCTGGCAAATAATTATAAACTACGTGAGTCGTTGGGACAGAATGCAATAGAAACAGTTACAAAATTTAAGATTCATAAAACCGTGATCAAAAATATAAAATTATATAAGGAGCTATTGGCATAAGCTGAGGATGAGGTGAATTATAATAAAATACTGGTCATTCAAACTGCTTTTTTAGGCGATGTAATAATGAGTACGCCGCTGATAAAAGCGCTGAGAGAA
The candidate division KSB1 bacterium genome window above contains:
- a CDS encoding glycosyltransferase; amino-acid sequence: MGKESIRVLHIDTEKTWRGGQQQAAYLLQAMNEQDYYTTLVCQPKSPMESFCRDKAIPYMPLRMFGEIDLIAGFRIARICIKDNYNILHLHSGHALSIGLWAKLFFSKLKLIAVRRVDFHIKKNWFSQFKYKNQFLDKIVCISHGIEKILLEDGVPAQKLVTIHSGIDIHRFKKVLPSKHFRQKFGVPENNILVGTIAALAKHKDYPNLLKAAKIVIEKSSGITFFAVGDGHEKENILALAYKLGLKDRFVFTGFREDIGNFLKTFDIFVLASKKEGMGTSLLDAQSVGLPVIACETGGIPEIIVHGKNGILVPPENEQKLANAILLLANNYKLRESLGQNAIETVTKFKIHKTVIKNIKLYKELLA